A part of Curtobacterium sp. MCLR17_036 genomic DNA contains:
- a CDS encoding copper homeostasis protein CutC: MTTAPVALEIAVTSPAGAVVARDGGADRVELCVGLELGGLTPSQALVEATHETGIPAHALVRCRPGGFVHTPDEIALMEREVRAVLRSGAAGVVVGALRADRTLDRDALRRFVDAARSVSATAEVTLHRAVDHAIDPVTAAATVADLGFTRVLTSGGAPTAAAGAVTIARMVEAAGPVQVMAGAGVTPHDVPALVRTGVAAVHLSAKRPAADSAHDGVPMGGADDGSAHFVTDAEVVAAARRALDA, from the coding sequence CGGTGCCGACCGGGTCGAGCTCTGCGTCGGCCTCGAGCTCGGCGGGCTCACGCCGTCGCAGGCCCTCGTCGAGGCCACGCACGAGACCGGCATCCCCGCCCACGCGCTCGTGCGCTGCCGCCCCGGCGGCTTCGTGCACACGCCGGACGAGATCGCGCTGATGGAGCGCGAGGTCCGCGCCGTCCTGCGCTCCGGCGCCGCGGGGGTCGTGGTCGGGGCGCTCCGCGCGGACCGGACGCTCGACCGTGACGCCCTGCGCCGCTTCGTGGACGCGGCACGCTCGGTCAGCGCGACGGCCGAGGTGACGCTGCACCGCGCGGTCGACCACGCGATCGACCCGGTCACGGCCGCGGCGACGGTCGCCGACCTCGGCTTCACGCGGGTGCTGACCTCGGGCGGCGCGCCCACCGCCGCGGCGGGCGCGGTCACCATCGCCCGCATGGTCGAGGCGGCCGGACCGGTGCAGGTGATGGCCGGCGCCGGCGTCACCCCGCACGACGTCCCGGCCCTGGTGCGCACCGGCGTCGCCGCGGTGCACCTCTCCGCGAAGCGCCCAGCGGCGGACAGCGCGCACGACGGGGTGCCGATGGGCGGCGCCGACGACGGGTCCGCGCACTTCGTCACCGACGCCGAGGTCGTGGCGGCCGCGCGGCGCGCGCTCGACGCCTGA